One genomic region from Halomicrobium zhouii encodes:
- the citE gene encoding L-malyl-CoA/beta-methylmalyl-CoA lyase: protein MTRLCRTFQTAPAAVPKEDSAKYLKSGLTAEGFQSPDWLVPDIEDGTAPNMKAEAVENVADLVPEHAPDFGGEIWPRVEWSYADSGFRERGSDQIRTLVDEAGDHIDGVVVPKVGRLADVERALSAVADAEREFGHDDGSIGLSIIVETARAWSDLREIAMLGEDGRLTGLIFGPVDYTAELGGRAMDGERPRWDAMLEHLSNEASASDLVCVGGPFDRLFHERAGVTYFNAPGYADQVTYEAKIGIDGSWSLHPKQTVQANRIHMPTSEELERDVSKIERFNDAKAEGTGAVVLDGQMVDEATFKNFANTVEDVRAIDDAHPQQTSEFYDDELLERARELDVGFA, encoded by the coding sequence ATGACACGACTCTGCCGCACGTTCCAGACCGCACCGGCCGCCGTCCCGAAGGAGGACAGCGCGAAGTACCTGAAATCCGGCCTGACCGCCGAGGGGTTCCAGTCGCCCGACTGGCTGGTCCCGGACATCGAGGACGGGACGGCGCCGAACATGAAGGCCGAGGCCGTCGAGAACGTCGCCGACCTCGTGCCCGAGCACGCGCCCGACTTCGGCGGTGAGATATGGCCACGCGTCGAGTGGAGCTACGCCGATTCGGGATTCAGGGAGCGCGGGAGCGACCAGATCAGGACCCTCGTCGACGAGGCGGGCGACCACATCGACGGCGTCGTCGTGCCGAAGGTCGGTCGCCTCGCGGACGTCGAGCGGGCGCTGTCGGCCGTCGCCGACGCCGAGCGGGAGTTCGGCCACGACGACGGGAGCATCGGCCTCTCGATCATCGTCGAGACCGCCCGCGCCTGGTCTGACCTGCGTGAGATCGCCATGCTCGGCGAGGACGGCCGTCTCACTGGCCTGATCTTCGGCCCCGTCGACTACACCGCGGAACTCGGCGGCCGGGCGATGGACGGCGAGCGCCCCCGCTGGGACGCGATGCTCGAACACCTCTCGAACGAGGCCAGCGCCAGCGACCTGGTCTGCGTCGGCGGCCCGTTCGACCGCCTCTTCCACGAGCGCGCCGGCGTCACGTACTTCAACGCGCCGGGGTACGCCGACCAGGTGACCTACGAGGCGAAGATCGGCATCGACGGCTCGTGGTCGCTCCACCCCAAGCAGACGGTCCAGGCCAACCGGATCCACATGCCCACGAGCGAGGAACTCGAACGCGACGTCTCGAAGATAGAGCGGTTCAACGACGCGAAGGCCGAGGGGACCGGCGCCGTCGTGCTGGACGGCCAGATGGTCGACGAGGCGACGTTCAAGAACTTCGCCAACACTGTCGAGGACGTCCGGGCCATCGACGACGCCCACCCACAGCAGACGAGCGAGTTCTACGACGACGAGTTGCTGGAGCGAGCGCGAGAGCTCGACGTCGGGTTCGCGTGA
- a CDS encoding SRPBCC family protein, with protein MQTIVAGTQIDAPRADVFAFFEHMNDRRYRAWHPEAHRDFRYVSGDRIETGTVAHFEEVVGGDDHSLDAEYTAVVPDHVIEFRLTHPVWRLFLRRVRLEFRDSGRGSHFVQKLFLRSGPISAHSARIQDELAVVKQHMDEEGENLRDIVENDRVDAIDAGSDPAAVGEPSAQRLNVQTP; from the coding sequence ATGCAAACCATCGTCGCCGGCACCCAGATAGACGCGCCGCGCGCCGACGTGTTCGCCTTCTTCGAGCACATGAACGACCGTCGCTACCGCGCCTGGCACCCCGAGGCCCACCGGGACTTCCGGTACGTCAGCGGCGACCGCATCGAGACCGGCACGGTCGCGCACTTCGAGGAGGTCGTCGGCGGCGACGACCACTCCCTCGACGCCGAGTACACGGCCGTGGTGCCCGACCACGTCATCGAGTTCCGCCTGACCCATCCGGTGTGGCGGCTGTTCCTCCGGCGGGTGCGCCTGGAATTCCGCGACTCCGGGCGCGGGAGCCACTTCGTCCAGAAACTGTTCCTCCGGTCGGGGCCGATTTCGGCCCACTCGGCGCGGATCCAGGACGAACTCGCTGTCGTCAAGCAGCACATGGACGAGGAGGGCGAGAATCTACGCGATATCGTCGAGAACGACCGCGTCGACGCCATCGATGCGGGGTCGGACCCGGCCGCAGTCGGGGAGCCGTCGGCGCAGAGGCTAAACGTCCAGACACCTTAG